A part of Mycolicibacterium sp. TUM20985 genomic DNA contains:
- a CDS encoding EspA/EspE family type VII secretion system effector, whose translation MGVLDAFMSTWSSARETFGQGVPPTGERFDQSGTLQQLQTTVESAAPGSRWTGTAAAAYDTANQDHGKVFAQLAALDQRLGAQVTASAHVVTAGRQDLDAVRKWVLDAAGSVPAGKNREQLLMPIVQKGLGQLSQIVTTSNGDLSTIGSQIRSLGGEYAVLGNQKFAPKQGPDVFDTDEETEVPRNPLTPGRTADPADPFVGNPNFGQWEAVSASPRGPYAPLKPEYRPFAEDTPLKVGPTTGMYVPGQTWIADEDAPIVQYREGYRFRIAGTEATDTTRVVNVNGEPQVQRWVGNVYEYQRNTSTSAGGDLVGLPPIQNVDHTWKPIALQQIATLSASNVTTTYYLPDGCGGSVDFVGGVPVNNGTPQTPIMTRPR comes from the coding sequence GTGGGCGTGCTGGATGCGTTCATGTCGACGTGGTCCTCGGCACGGGAGACGTTCGGGCAGGGTGTGCCCCCGACGGGCGAGCGATTCGACCAGAGTGGCACCTTGCAGCAGCTGCAGACCACGGTGGAGTCGGCCGCACCAGGGTCACGATGGACGGGCACCGCGGCCGCGGCCTACGACACCGCCAACCAGGACCACGGCAAGGTGTTCGCACAGTTGGCTGCACTGGATCAGCGGCTGGGCGCGCAGGTCACCGCGTCGGCTCACGTGGTCACCGCCGGCCGCCAGGATCTCGATGCGGTTCGCAAGTGGGTGCTCGACGCCGCGGGGTCGGTACCAGCGGGCAAGAACCGCGAACAGCTGCTGATGCCCATCGTGCAGAAGGGCCTTGGCCAGCTCAGCCAGATCGTCACCACGTCCAACGGCGACCTATCGACGATCGGCAGCCAAATCCGAAGTCTCGGTGGCGAATACGCCGTACTGGGCAATCAGAAGTTCGCGCCGAAGCAGGGCCCGGATGTATTCGACACGGACGAGGAGACGGAGGTGCCGCGAAATCCCCTAACCCCAGGCCGAACGGCGGACCCCGCTGATCCGTTCGTCGGCAATCCGAACTTCGGCCAGTGGGAAGCGGTTTCAGCGTCGCCCCGCGGGCCGTATGCGCCGCTGAAGCCCGAGTACCGACCGTTTGCCGAGGACACTCCGCTCAAAGTTGGCCCGACAACGGGCATGTACGTGCCGGGGCAGACCTGGATCGCCGATGAGGACGCGCCCATCGTGCAGTACAGGGAGGGTTACCGCTTCCGCATCGCAGGAACCGAGGCAACCGACACCACCCGCGTGGTGAACGTCAACGGTGAGCCTCAGGTGCAGCGATGGGTGGGTAACGTCTATGAGTACCAACGTAATACGTCAACGAGTGCAGGTGGTGACCTCGTCGGCCTGCCGCCCATCCAGAACGTAGACCACACCTGGAAACCGATAGCGCTACAGCAGATCGCCACGCTCTCGGCGAGTAACGTGACAACGACGTATTATCTGCCCGATGGGTGCGGCGGATCGGTCGACTTCGTCGGTGGCGTTCCGGTGAACAACGGCACTCCCCAGACTCCAATCATGACTCGCCCACGATGA
- a CDS encoding TIGR00730 family Rossman fold protein, producing MPAESDATEVRGPWAVCVYCASGPTHRELLEMAADVGAAIANRGWTLVSGGGIVSAMGAVAGAARAHAGHTVGVIPKALVHRELADVEADELIVTDTMRQRKQVMEDRADAFLVLPGGIGTLEEFFEAWTAGYLGMHDKPLVMLDPHGHYDGLMTWLRGLADTGYVGAAALDRLLICTDVEAALQACAPLA from the coding sequence GTGCCCGCCGAATCAGATGCCACCGAAGTCCGCGGCCCATGGGCGGTCTGCGTGTACTGCGCGTCCGGCCCGACTCATCGCGAGTTGCTCGAGATGGCCGCCGACGTGGGTGCCGCCATCGCCAATCGCGGTTGGACGCTGGTATCCGGCGGGGGAATCGTCTCGGCGATGGGTGCGGTGGCGGGGGCCGCGCGGGCGCACGCCGGCCACACCGTCGGTGTGATCCCCAAGGCTCTCGTTCATCGCGAGCTCGCCGACGTCGAGGCCGACGAGCTCATCGTCACCGACACCATGCGGCAGCGGAAGCAGGTCATGGAGGATCGCGCCGACGCGTTCCTCGTCCTCCCCGGTGGCATTGGCACGCTGGAGGAATTCTTCGAGGCCTGGACCGCGGGCTACCTCGGCATGCACGACAAGCCGCTGGTCATGCTCGATCCCCATGGTCACTACGACGGGCTAATGACCTGGTTGCGTGGGCTCGCGGACACCGGGTACGTGGGCGCGGCAGCACTCGACCGGCTGCTCATCTGCACCGACGTCGAGGCGGCGCTGCAGGCATGCGCACCACTCGCGTGA
- the fadD6 gene encoding long-chain-acyl-CoA synthetase FadD6 gives MSDADSGTRGHVGLLDIAPRLPGLLKDAPVIARGVVTGFLARPTAKTSIGKVFQERAARYGDKPFIRFEDQQLTYREANETVNRYAAVLAARGVGHGDVVGVMLRNSPHSVLLMLAVVKCGAVAGMLNFHQRGKVLAHSIGLLGAKAVVAETDLIEPIGESGADTDGLMTLDELIQLATTAPTSNPATTGAVLAKDKAFYIFTSGTTGMPKASVMTHYRWLRALAGFGGLGMRLTTDDTLYCALPLYHNNALTVALSSVLNSGSTLALGKSFSASKFWDDVIGYDATAFVYIGEICSYLLNQPPKPTDRKHRVRVIAGNGLRPAIWDDFTKRFGISRVCEFYAASEGNTAFLNVFNVDKTTGICPSPIAFVEYDEESGGPARGEDGRVRKVKTGEPGLLLSKVSNFQPFDGYTDREATEKKLVRDAFKDGDVWFNTGDLMRSQGFGHAAFTDRLGDTFRWKGENVATTEVEAAVATDSQVEECTVFGVEVEGAGGRAGMVAIQLKEGQDFDGKALAKSVYQHLPAYAVPLFVRTTETLAHTLTFKSQKVDLRKEGYGGDDQNVDDPVYVLAGREEGYVPFYDDYLAEVVDGKRPKS, from the coding sequence GTGAGCGACGCAGATTCAGGTACCCGCGGCCACGTCGGGCTTTTGGACATCGCCCCTCGGTTGCCAGGATTGCTGAAGGACGCGCCGGTGATCGCCCGCGGCGTGGTGACCGGCTTCCTGGCCCGCCCGACGGCCAAGACGTCCATCGGCAAGGTGTTCCAGGAACGCGCCGCGCGGTACGGCGACAAGCCCTTCATCAGGTTCGAAGACCAGCAACTGACCTATCGCGAGGCGAACGAAACGGTCAACCGCTATGCGGCCGTGCTCGCCGCGCGTGGCGTCGGCCACGGTGACGTCGTCGGCGTCATGTTGCGCAACTCGCCGCACTCGGTGTTGCTGATGCTGGCGGTGGTGAAGTGCGGGGCCGTCGCCGGAATGCTCAACTTCCACCAGCGCGGCAAGGTGCTCGCACACAGCATCGGCCTGCTCGGCGCCAAGGCCGTCGTCGCCGAGACCGACCTCATCGAGCCGATCGGGGAGAGTGGTGCCGACACCGACGGCCTGATGACGCTCGACGAACTGATTCAGCTGGCCACCACCGCACCCACCTCCAACCCGGCCACGACCGGTGCGGTGCTCGCCAAGGACAAGGCGTTCTACATCTTCACCTCGGGAACCACGGGGATGCCGAAGGCCAGCGTCATGACCCACTACCGCTGGCTTCGCGCCCTCGCCGGATTTGGCGGTCTCGGCATGCGGTTGACCACCGACGACACGCTGTACTGCGCCCTGCCGCTCTACCACAACAATGCACTGACGGTCGCGCTGTCCTCGGTGCTCAACTCGGGTTCGACTCTGGCGCTTGGTAAGTCGTTCTCGGCGTCGAAGTTCTGGGACGACGTCATCGGCTACGACGCGACGGCGTTCGTCTACATCGGCGAGATCTGCTCCTACCTCCTCAACCAGCCGCCCAAGCCGACCGACCGCAAGCACCGGGTGCGCGTCATTGCGGGCAACGGGTTGCGGCCGGCGATCTGGGACGACTTCACCAAGCGGTTCGGCATCTCGCGGGTCTGCGAGTTCTACGCCGCCAGCGAGGGCAACACCGCCTTCCTCAACGTGTTCAACGTCGACAAGACGACGGGTATCTGCCCGTCGCCGATCGCCTTCGTCGAGTACGACGAGGAGAGCGGCGGGCCGGCGCGCGGCGAGGACGGCCGCGTCCGCAAGGTCAAGACCGGGGAGCCGGGTCTGCTTCTGTCCAAGGTGAGCAACTTCCAGCCGTTCGACGGTTACACCGACCGGGAAGCCACCGAGAAGAAGCTCGTCCGCGACGCGTTCAAGGATGGCGACGTCTGGTTCAACACGGGCGACCTGATGCGCTCCCAGGGATTCGGACATGCGGCGTTCACCGATCGCCTCGGTGACACCTTCCGGTGGAAGGGCGAGAACGTCGCGACCACTGAGGTCGAGGCGGCGGTGGCGACGGACTCGCAGGTCGAGGAGTGCACGGTGTTCGGCGTCGAGGTCGAGGGCGCAGGCGGCAGGGCGGGCATGGTCGCCATCCAGCTCAAGGAGGGCCAGGATTTCGACGGCAAGGCGCTGGCGAAGTCCGTTTACCAGCACCTGCCCGCGTACGCGGTGCCGTTGTTCGTCCGGACCACCGAGACATTGGCGCACACGTTGACCTTCAAGAGCCAGAAGGTCGACCTGCGCAAGGAGGGCTACGGCGGCGACGACCAGAACGTCGACGACCCGGTGTACGTGCTCGCCGGCCGCGAGGAGGGCTACGTGCCCTTCTACGACGACTACCTCGCCGAGGTCGTCGACGGCAAACGCCCCAAGTCCTGA
- the folP gene encoding dihydropteroate synthase, with protein MQATFVGRPVAADRAMIMAIVNRTPDSFYDRGATFTDEAAMAAAHRVIAEGADVVDVGGVKAGPGVVVDTEEEVARVVPFIEWLRDAYPDQLISVDTWRAAVAKQACAAGADIINDTWGGSDPGLPEVAAEFGAGLVCSHTGGAIPRTRPFRVNYGLTERGVVDDVIAEVTSAAERAVAAGVARDAVLIDPTHDFGKNTHHGLSLLRHVNDLVNTGWPVLMALSNKDFVGETLGVGLTERLEGTLAATALAAQAGAAMFRVHEVGPTRRVLEMVASIQGVRPPARTVRGLA; from the coding sequence ATGCAGGCGACGTTCGTGGGCCGTCCCGTGGCGGCCGATCGCGCCATGATCATGGCGATCGTCAACCGGACGCCGGACTCGTTCTACGACCGCGGTGCCACCTTCACCGACGAGGCGGCCATGGCGGCCGCGCACAGAGTCATCGCCGAGGGCGCCGACGTGGTCGACGTCGGCGGCGTGAAGGCCGGGCCCGGCGTGGTGGTGGACACCGAGGAGGAGGTCGCCCGCGTCGTGCCGTTCATCGAGTGGCTTCGCGACGCCTATCCCGACCAGCTGATCAGCGTCGACACGTGGCGGGCGGCGGTCGCCAAGCAGGCCTGCGCGGCCGGCGCCGACATCATCAACGACACCTGGGGAGGGTCCGATCCAGGGCTTCCCGAAGTCGCCGCAGAGTTCGGCGCTGGGCTGGTGTGTTCGCATACGGGTGGCGCGATACCGCGGACGCGACCGTTCCGGGTCAACTACGGGTTGACCGAGCGGGGTGTCGTCGACGACGTCATCGCGGAGGTGACGTCCGCGGCCGAGCGCGCCGTCGCCGCGGGGGTCGCGCGGGACGCCGTGCTGATCGATCCGACCCATGATTTCGGTAAGAACACTCACCATGGTCTTAGTTTGTTGCGCCACGTAAACGACCTTGTAAACACTGGATGGCCGGTCCTGATGGCCCTCAGCAACAAGGATTTCGTCGGGGAGACTCTAGGGGTGGGCTTGACCGAACGCCTCGAGGGAACTCTGGCCGCGACCGCGCTCGCCGCGCAGGCGGGGGCGGCGATGTTCCGGGTTCACGAGGTGGGGCCCACGCGACGCGTGCTCGAAATGGTCGCGTCGATCCAGGGCGTGCGTCCACCGGCGCGGACCGTAAGGGGACTGGCATGA
- a CDS encoding glucosyl-3-phosphoglycerate synthase, with the protein MSMTPELDAAEAIAGHRWLTDHTWRRPTWTVAELEAAKAGRTVSVVLPALNEEETVASVVDTITPLLGGLVDEIIVLDSGSTDDTEIRAVAAGARVVSREAALPEVEPQPGKGEVLWRSLAATTGDLVVFVDSDLIDPDPMFVPKLLGPLLTADGVHLVKGFYRRPLKVSGSEDANGGGRVTELVARPLLAALRPELTCLLQPLGGEYAGTRELLTTLPFAPAYGVEIGLLIDTYDRLGLDAIAQVNLGVRTHRNRPLTELAAMSRQVIATLLSRCGVPDSGMGLTQFFADGEDYAARTSTVSLADRPPMVTLRPR; encoded by the coding sequence ATGAGCATGACACCCGAACTCGACGCCGCTGAGGCCATCGCGGGACACCGCTGGTTGACCGACCACACGTGGCGTAGGCCCACGTGGACGGTCGCCGAATTGGAGGCGGCCAAGGCCGGGCGGACCGTGTCCGTCGTCCTGCCCGCGCTGAACGAGGAGGAGACCGTCGCCTCGGTGGTCGACACCATCACCCCGCTGCTGGGCGGGCTCGTCGACGAGATCATCGTGCTGGACTCCGGGTCGACCGACGACACCGAGATTCGCGCGGTCGCCGCAGGCGCCAGGGTGGTCAGCCGGGAGGCCGCGCTACCGGAGGTCGAGCCGCAGCCCGGCAAGGGTGAGGTGCTGTGGCGTTCGCTCGCCGCGACCACCGGGGACCTCGTGGTGTTCGTGGACTCCGATCTGATCGATCCCGACCCGATGTTCGTCCCCAAGTTGCTCGGACCCCTGCTGACGGCCGACGGGGTACACCTGGTCAAGGGCTTCTACCGCCGCCCACTGAAGGTCAGCGGTAGCGAAGACGCCAATGGCGGCGGCCGGGTCACCGAACTGGTCGCGCGGCCGCTGCTGGCCGCGCTGCGCCCGGAGCTGACGTGTCTGCTGCAACCGCTGGGCGGCGAGTACGCCGGCACCCGCGAGCTGCTGACGACGCTGCCATTCGCGCCGGCGTACGGCGTCGAGATCGGGCTGCTGATCGACACGTACGACCGTCTGGGCCTGGACGCCATCGCCCAGGTGAACCTCGGCGTCCGGACACACCGCAACCGGCCGCTGACGGAACTGGCCGCGATGAGCCGTCAGGTGATCGCCACGCTGCTGTCCCGCTGCGGGGTGCCCGACTCGGGCATGGGCCTGACGCAGTTCTTCGCCGACGGCGAGGACTACGCCGCCCGCACCTCGACGGTGTCGCTGGCCGACCGGCCGCCGATGGTCACCCTGCGCCCTCGCTGA
- a CDS encoding DivIVA domain-containing protein, whose amino-acid sequence MTLILVYLVVLILVATVLFGVGSVLFGRGERLPPLPRATTATVLPASQVTGADVDALKFSQTLRGYKASEVDWVLERLGQELDQLRGQVAALRAAYGVDDFVPDSDAVPAEGRDEQ is encoded by the coding sequence GTGACGTTGATCCTTGTCTATCTGGTCGTGCTGATTCTGGTCGCGACCGTTCTGTTCGGCGTCGGCAGCGTGCTGTTCGGTCGCGGTGAGAGATTGCCACCGCTGCCCCGCGCCACCACCGCCACCGTGCTGCCCGCGTCGCAGGTCACCGGGGCCGACGTCGACGCCCTCAAGTTCAGCCAGACGTTGCGCGGCTACAAGGCCAGCGAAGTCGACTGGGTGCTCGAGCGGCTGGGCCAGGAACTCGACCAGTTGCGGGGCCAGGTCGCCGCGCTGCGCGCTGCCTACGGGGTCGACGACTTCGTCCCCGACTCGGACGCGGTACCCGCGGAGGGGCGCGACGAGCAGTGA
- a CDS encoding DNA-3-methyladenine glycosylase I: protein MTDGRTRCSWAESTPERWATADAVLYREYHDTEWGQPLRTSRELFERMTLEAFQSGLSWLIILRKRDNFRRAFDHFDVARIVRYDDGDVERLMADVGIVRNRAKIDATIANARAAEGLDVDLSELLWSFAPEPRPRHAEMSLVPAVTPESTAMAKELKRRGFKFVGPTTAYALMQATGMVDDHVAACWVPTVRGGV, encoded by the coding sequence GTGACCGACGGTCGAACCCGTTGCAGCTGGGCTGAATCCACGCCTGAGCGGTGGGCGACGGCCGACGCCGTGCTCTACCGCGAGTACCACGACACCGAGTGGGGTCAACCGCTGCGGACCAGTCGCGAGCTGTTCGAGCGGATGACGCTGGAGGCCTTTCAGAGCGGGCTGTCGTGGCTGATCATCCTGCGCAAGCGGGACAACTTCCGGCGGGCCTTCGACCACTTCGACGTTGCCCGGATCGTCCGTTACGACGACGGTGACGTGGAGCGTTTGATGGCCGACGTCGGGATCGTGCGCAATCGCGCCAAGATCGACGCGACGATCGCCAACGCGCGTGCGGCGGAAGGGCTCGACGTCGACCTGAGCGAGTTGCTGTGGTCGTTCGCTCCCGAGCCGCGACCTCGGCATGCCGAGATGTCCCTGGTGCCCGCAGTCACGCCGGAGTCGACGGCGATGGCCAAGGAGCTGAAGCGGCGCGGCTTCAAATTCGTCGGCCCGACGACGGCATATGCGCTGATGCAGGCGACCGGGATGGTCGACGATCATGTGGCTGCATGTTGGGTTCCGACCGTTCGAGGCGGCGTCTAA
- a CDS encoding DUF3117 domain-containing protein: MAAMKPRTGDGPLEATKEGRGIVMRVPLEGGGRLVVELTPDEAAALGDELKNVTAPTS, encoded by the coding sequence ATGGCGGCGATGAAGCCCCGGACCGGCGACGGTCCACTGGAAGCAACCAAAGAGGGGCGGGGCATCGTGATGCGAGTACCACTCGAGGGCGGCGGGCGCCTCGTCGTCGAGCTGACACCCGACGAGGCCGCCGCACTCGGCGATGAACTGAAGAACGTCACCGCCCCCACCAGCTGA
- the glgA gene encoding glycogen synthase, whose translation MRVAMMTREYPPEVYGGAGVHVTELVAQLKTMCEVDVHCMGAPRPGEPDVFVAAPDPALSGANPTLTTLSADLVMVNSAAGATVAHSHTWYAGLAGHLAAMLYGIPHVLTAHSLEPMRPWKAEQLGGGYRVSSWVERTAVEAADAVIAVSSGMRDDVLATYPALDPNRVHVVRNGIDTEKWYPDRNGAAGTLARIGVDPNRPIVAFVGRITRQKGVAHLVAAAHRFAPEVQLVLCAGAPDTPEIAAEVGGAVKELADSRSGIFWVQEMLPGDQIREILSAATVFVCPSVYEPLGIVNLEAMACSTAVVASDVGGIPEVVADGETGVLVHYDPADAEGFEVRLANAVNAMVADPDRAERYGRAGRQRCIDEFSWARIAEQTLEIYQEVSR comes from the coding sequence ATGCGAGTAGCGATGATGACGCGGGAATACCCACCGGAGGTATACGGAGGAGCGGGCGTCCACGTCACCGAACTCGTTGCGCAACTGAAGACCATGTGCGAGGTCGACGTGCATTGCATGGGTGCGCCGCGGCCGGGTGAGCCCGACGTCTTCGTCGCTGCCCCGGACCCCGCGCTCAGTGGCGCCAACCCGACGCTGACGACCCTGTCCGCCGACCTGGTCATGGTCAACTCCGCCGCGGGCGCGACCGTCGCGCACTCTCACACCTGGTACGCCGGGCTGGCCGGGCACCTCGCCGCCATGCTGTACGGCATCCCCCACGTGCTGACGGCGCACTCCCTGGAACCGATGCGGCCATGGAAGGCAGAACAACTCGGCGGCGGATACCGCGTGTCGTCATGGGTGGAACGCACCGCGGTCGAGGCGGCCGACGCGGTGATCGCGGTCAGCTCGGGCATGCGGGACGACGTGCTGGCCACCTACCCCGCCCTCGACCCGAACCGCGTGCACGTGGTGCGCAACGGCATCGACACCGAGAAGTGGTACCCCGACAGGAACGGAGCGGCCGGCACGCTGGCCCGGATCGGCGTCGACCCGAACCGGCCGATCGTGGCGTTCGTCGGCCGCATCACCCGCCAGAAGGGGGTGGCACACCTGGTGGCCGCAGCGCACCGTTTCGCACCGGAGGTGCAGTTGGTGCTGTGCGCCGGCGCGCCCGATACCCCCGAGATCGCCGCCGAGGTGGGAGGCGCGGTGAAGGAGCTCGCCGACTCACGCAGTGGCATCTTCTGGGTACAGGAAATGCTGCCCGGCGATCAGATCCGCGAAATACTCTCGGCCGCAACCGTTTTCGTCTGCCCGTCGGTCTATGAACCGCTCGGCATCGTCAACCTCGAGGCAATGGCGTGCTCGACGGCCGTGGTCGCCTCCGACGTGGGCGGCATACCCGAGGTCGTCGCAGACGGCGAGACCGGGGTGCTAGTGCACTACGACCCCGCCGACGCGGAGGGTTTCGAGGTGCGGCTGGCCAATGCGGTCAACGCCATGGTGGCCGATCCCGACCGGGCGGAACGATACGGGCGCGCAGGGCGCCAACGGTGTATCGACGAGTTCTCCTGGGCGCGTATCGCAGAGCAGACCCTGGAGATCTATCAAGAGGTCTCCCGCTAG
- the glgC gene encoding glucose-1-phosphate adenylyltransferase, which yields MKELPTVLGIVLAGGEGKRLYPLTADRAKPAVPFGGAYRLIDFVLSNLVNARYLKICVLTQYKSHSLDRHISQNWRLSGLAGEYITPVPAQQRLGPRWYTGSGDAILQSLNLIYDEDPDYVVVFGADHIYRMDPEQMLQFHIESGAGATVAGIRVPRAEATAFGCIDADESGMIREFIEKPADPPGTPDDPEQTFASMGNYIFSTKVLIDAIRADADDDHSDHDMGGDIIPRLVADGMAAVYDFKDNEVPGSTERDHGYWRDVGTLDAFYDAHMDLVSVHPVFNLYNRRWPIRGEPENLAPAKFVNGGSAQESVVGAGSIVSAASVRNSVLSSNVVIDDGAIVEGSVIMPGVRIGRGAVVRHAILDKNVVVGPGEHVGVDLERDRDRFAISAGGVVAVGKGVWI from the coding sequence ATGAAGGAACTGCCGACAGTCTTGGGCATCGTCCTGGCGGGCGGTGAGGGTAAGCGCTTGTACCCGTTGACCGCCGACCGTGCCAAACCCGCGGTTCCCTTCGGTGGGGCCTACCGCCTGATCGATTTCGTGTTGTCGAATCTGGTCAACGCCCGCTATCTCAAGATCTGCGTTCTCACGCAGTACAAATCGCATTCGCTGGATCGCCACATCTCGCAGAACTGGCGCTTGTCCGGGCTTGCCGGCGAGTACATCACCCCGGTGCCTGCCCAGCAGCGCCTCGGGCCGCGGTGGTACACCGGTTCGGGCGATGCGATCCTGCAGTCGCTCAACCTCATCTACGACGAGGACCCCGACTACGTGGTCGTGTTCGGTGCCGATCACATCTATCGGATGGACCCCGAACAGATGCTCCAGTTCCACATCGAGAGTGGAGCGGGGGCCACGGTGGCCGGGATCAGGGTGCCGCGCGCCGAGGCGACCGCCTTCGGCTGCATCGACGCCGACGAGTCCGGCATGATCCGGGAGTTCATCGAGAAGCCGGCCGATCCGCCGGGTACCCCCGATGACCCGGAGCAGACGTTCGCGTCGATGGGCAACTACATCTTCTCCACGAAGGTGCTCATCGACGCCATCCGCGCCGACGCCGACGATGACCACTCCGACCACGACATGGGTGGCGACATCATCCCGCGTCTGGTCGCCGACGGGATGGCCGCCGTCTACGACTTCAAGGACAACGAGGTGCCCGGCTCGACCGAGCGCGATCACGGCTACTGGCGCGACGTCGGGACGCTCGACGCCTTCTACGACGCGCACATGGATCTCGTGTCCGTGCACCCCGTCTTCAATCTGTACAACCGGCGTTGGCCGATCCGGGGCGAACCGGAGAACCTCGCCCCGGCGAAGTTCGTCAACGGCGGGTCGGCCCAGGAGTCGGTCGTCGGGGCGGGCAGCATCGTGTCCGCGGCGTCGGTGCGCAACTCGGTGCTGTCGTCGAACGTCGTCATCGACGACGGGGCGATCGTCGAGGGCAGCGTCATCATGCCGGGTGTGCGCATCGGGCGGGGTGCCGTTGTGCGCCACGCGATTCTGGACAAGAACGTCGTCGTCGGTCCGGGCGAACACGTCGGGGTCGATCTCGAGCGCGATCGCGACCGATTCGCGATCAGTGCCGGTGGCGTGGTCGCAGTCGGTAAGGGCGTCTGGATCTAG
- a CDS encoding DUF4126 domain-containing protein: MELLTGVGLASAAGLNAYIPLLAMGLLGRFTDVINLPPGWAWLENGWVLVIVAVLLAVEVVADKIPALDSINDVIQTVVRPTSGGIVFGAGTASQTAAITDPGAFASTGQWIPIAIGVVVALVMHLTKTAVRPVANVATAGVAAPVLSTVEDVTSIGLVFAAILLPVLVLVALAVIAWAAFALWRRRRRR, translated from the coding sequence ATGGAGCTGCTCACCGGTGTGGGACTCGCGAGTGCCGCCGGGCTGAATGCCTACATCCCGCTGTTGGCGATGGGTCTCCTCGGCCGTTTCACCGATGTGATCAACCTGCCGCCGGGCTGGGCCTGGCTCGAGAACGGCTGGGTGTTGGTGATCGTCGCGGTGCTGCTGGCAGTGGAAGTCGTAGCGGACAAGATTCCTGCCCTGGACAGCATCAACGACGTCATCCAGACGGTGGTGCGCCCCACGTCGGGTGGCATCGTCTTCGGCGCGGGCACCGCATCGCAGACCGCGGCGATCACCGATCCGGGAGCGTTCGCCTCCACGGGTCAGTGGATTCCGATCGCGATCGGCGTGGTCGTGGCACTGGTCATGCACCTGACCAAGACGGCGGTGCGACCCGTGGCCAACGTGGCGACGGCAGGCGTGGCGGCACCCGTGTTGAGCACCGTCGAGGACGTCACCAGCATCGGGTTGGTATTCGCGGCGATCCTGCTGCCCGTGCTGGTGTTGGTCGCGTTGGCCGTGATCGCCTGGGCTGCATTCGCCCTGTGGCGCCGCCGGCGCCGGCGCTAG